From Danio rerio strain Tuebingen ecotype United States chromosome 7, GRCz12tu, whole genome shotgun sequence, the proteins below share one genomic window:
- the sall1a gene encoding sal-like protein 1a isoform X1 codes for MNDTTNNTDQAELTDLLEQNILDKEEAMDTEMSGVSAPHNDGNGRMAGSSPLSGVGTGHGTLGSTGSNLGSSVISASLPQLGNLTELGNFSMINSNVIIENLQSTKVAVAQFSQETRATGGQRVAVPALMEQLLALQQQQIHQLQLIEQIRHQILLLASQSPELQAPPSSSPVTLGSGTSPLTTLSSHLSQQLAAAAGLAQSIASQSASISSLKQMANVAQLPQSNSSVGESSQSLAAPGPAPVNAQPLEKRPGNAGSLHPPLGNPSLAKSSTPAFAMGNLLNPVANTLLPQPPPGNPIFSSALPSVGSTVEDLNSLAALAQQRKGKPPNVSSFEPKSSSEDTFFKHKCRFCGKVFGSDSALQIHLRSHTGERPYKCNICGNRFSTRGNLKVHFQRHKEKYPHIQMNPYPVPEHLDNIPTSTGIPYGMSMPPEKPVTSWLDSKPVLSTLTSSVGMLLPPTIPSLPPFIKKEENNSLAISSPSHSAKSDSGPADTPMKNTDSVLEEGESTTLPTSNGKAEENNQSSNLLSNMSSAVEGTIEYTTSNSPPMATNPLMPLMSEQFKAKFPFGGLLDPLQGSETSKLQQLVENIDRKVADPNECVICHRILSCQSALKMHYRTHTGERPFKCKVCGRAFTTKGNLKTHYSVHRAMPPLRVQHSCPICQKKFTNAVVLQQHIRMHMGGQIPNTPLPDNYPESMGSDAGSFDERNIDDLDNFSDDNMEGIEDGPDSSIPDTPKSVDASQDSLCSSPTLHESFGMDERIQEKSANHGAGEEVQYDQGKSVENGLVEGDRFTNDSSSLGGDIESQSAGSPAVSESTSSMQAPSPSNGIFQQQKSPSMEDRQQRALSLEHISASLMHSNSASPGALDLTSVNSSKDPISMLFPFRERGTLKNTACDICGKTFACQSALDIHYRSHTKERPFICTVCNRGFSTKGNLKQHMLTHQMRDLPSQLFEPNTSLASSLASSPTPSLLSVGPLSSMMKTEVNGFLHGLQPEVKDLPPALVTSSASTSPVLSAAPPRRTPKQHFCTTCGKTFSSSSALQIHERTHTGEKPFACTICGRAFTTKGNLKVHMGTHMWNSAPARRGRRLSVDGPMAFLGTNPVKFPELFQKDLSSRAGNGDPTSFWNQYAAAFSNGLAMKTNEISVIQNGGLPPPLSGSVGNGGSSPIGGLTGSMEKLHNSEPNPALAGLEKMANTENGTHFRFTRFMEDKEIVTN; via the exons ATGAATGATACAACTAATAACACAGATCAAGCAGAGTTGACTGACCTTTTGGAGCAAAACATACTTGACAAAGAGGAGGCCATGGACACAGAGATGTCAGGAGTCTCTGCACCACACAATGATGGAAATGGTCGTATGGCAGGTAGCAGCCCACTCAGTGGTGTTGGAACTGGCCATGGAACGCTGGGAAGCACTGGGTCCAATCTGGGGAGCTCTGTCATCTCTGCCTCACTACCTCAGCTGGGTAACTTGACTGAGCTGGGCAATTTTTCCATGATCAACAGCAATGTCATTATTGAAAACCTACAGAGCACCAAAGTGGCTGTGGCCCAGTTTTCTCAAGAAACCAGAGCAACAGGGGGGCAAAGGGTGGCTGTGCCAGCCCTCATGGAGCAGCTCTTGGCCCTGCAGCAGCAGCAGATTCACCAGCTACAGCTCATAGAGCAGATTCGTCACCAGATTCTTCTGTTAGCCTCACAGTCACCTGAGCTCCAAGCACCCCCTAGTTCTTCCCCAGTGACCTTAGGTTCAGGTACTAGCCCACTAACCACTCTTAGTTCCCATTTGTCTCAGCAGTTGGCAGCTGCCGCAGGGTTAGCACAGAGCATAGCTAGCCAGTCTGCGAGCATTAGCAGTTTGAAACAGATGGCTAATGTTGCGCAGCTACCTCAGAGCAATTCCAGTGTGGGAGAGTCATCTCAAAGCCTTGCAGCACCAGGGCCTGCTCCAGTTAATGCCCAACCTTTAGAAAAGAGGCCAGGCAATGCAGGAAGCTTGCATCCTCCATTAGGAAACCCATCACTTGCAAAGTCATCCACACCAGCCTTTGCAATGGGAAACCTTTTGAATCCTGTGGCTAATACCCTTCTACCTCAGCCCCCGCCAGGCAACCCAATATTTTCCAGTGCACTGCCGAGCGTCGGTTCCACAGTTGAGGATCTCAATTCACTGGCTGCACTGGCTCAACAAAGAAAAGGCAAGCCACCCAATGTTTCTTCTTTTGAACCGAAGAGTAGCTCTGAGGACACATTTTTCAAGCATAAATGCAGGTTTTGTGGCAAGGTGTTTGGTAGTGACAGTGCACTGCAGATTCACTTACGTTCTCATACAGGTGAAAGGCCATACAAATGCAACATATGTGGCAACCGCTTTTCCACTCGTGGTAACTTAAAGGTTCATTTTCAGCGTCATAAAGAGAAGTATCCACACATTCAGATGAACCCATACCCTGTCCCAGAGCATCTAGACAATATTCCAACAAGTACTGGCATTCCCTATGGTATGTCTATGCCCCCTGAAAAACCAGTGACCAGCTGGTTGGATAGTAAACCTGTTCTGTCCACTCTGACATCCTCTGTTGGCATGTTACTTCCACCAACTATACCAAGTCTGCCTCCATTCATAAAAAAGGAAGAGAATAACTCACTGGCTATAAGCAGCCCTTCTCATTCTGCTAAAAGCGACTCAGGTCCTGCTGACACACCCATGAAGAATACAGATAGTGTGTTGGAGGAAGGTGAGAGCACAACCCTGCCTACCTCAAACGGCAAAGCTGAAGAAAACAACCAGTCCTCCAATTTATTATCTAACATGAGCTCTGCGGTGGAGGGTACAATAGAGTACACCACCTCCAACAGTCCTCCGATGGCCACTAACCCACTCATGCCTCTGATGTCAGAACAGTTCAAAGCTAAATTTCCTTTTGGGGGTCTTCTCGATCCTCTCCAAGGCTCAGAAACATCAAAACTTCAGCAACTTGTTGAGAACATCGACAGGAAGGTAGCAGACCCCAATGAGTGTGTTATCTGTCATCGTATTCTTAGTTGCCAGAGTGCACTGAAAATGCACTACCGCACGCACACAGGGGAGAGGCCTTTCAAATGTAAAGTGTGTGGTCGTGCCTTCACCACCAAGGGCAACCTCAAGACTCATTACAGTGTCCATCGAGCTATGCCGCCACTGAGAGTCCAGCATTCATGTCCTATTTGCCAGAAGAAGTTCACAAATGCTGTGGTGTTGCAGCAGCACATTCGCATGCACATGGGTGGCCAGATCCCCAACACCCCACTTCCTGACAATTATCCAGAATCCATGGGATCCGATGCTGGATCTTTTGATGAGAGAAACATTGATGATCTTGACAACTTCTCTGATGACAACATGGAAGGAATTGAGGATGGACCAGACAGCAGCATTCCAGACACACCAAAGTCAGTTGATGCATCTCAAGACAGCCTCTGTTCATCTCCTACTCTACATGAGTCATTTGGCATGGACGAGAGGATCCAGGAGAAGAGTGCCAACCATGGAGCAGGAGAGGAAGTGCAGTATGATCAAGGGAAATCAGTGGAGAACGGTTTAGTGGAAGGAGACAGATTCACAAATGACTCCTCTTCACTGGGGGGTGACATAGAAAGCCAAAGTGCCGGAAGTCCAGCTGTCTCTGAATCTACCTCTTCCATGCAAGCTCCGTCACCCTCTAATGGTATATTCCAACAACAAAAGTCTCCTAGTATGGAAGATAGGCAGCAAAGGGCATTGTCATTGGAGCACATTAGTGCAAGTCTCATGCATTCTAATTCTGCCAGTCCTGGAGCTCTGGATCTTACTTCAGTTAACTCATCTAAAgatcctattagcatgcttttcCCCTTCCGTGAGCGAGGCACCTTGAAAAATACAGCATGTGATATCTGTGGCAAGACGTTTGCCTGCCAGAGTGCCTTGGACATCCATTACCGTAGCCATACCAAAGAGAGACCATTTATTTGCACAGTATGCAACCGGGGCTTTTCCACCAAGGGGAACTTAAAGCAACATATGCTGACTCACCAGATGCGAGATTTGCCCTCCCAACTCTTTGAGCCCAACACCAGTCTTGCCTCCAGTCTTGCCTCTAGCCCAACTCCTTCCCTTCTGTCTGTTGGACCCTTGTCCTCTATGATGAAAACTGAGGTCAATGGCTTTCTGCATGGTCTTCAACCTGAAGTAAAAGACTTGCCCCCGGCACTGGTGACCTCTTCTGCTTCCACTTCTCCAGTACTTTCAGCCGCTCCACCACGTAGGACGCCTAAGCAGCACTTCTGCACCACTTGTGGGAAGACTTTTTCCTCCTCCAGTGCTCTGCAAATCCATGAGAGAACCCATACGGGAGAGAAGCCCTTTGCCTGCACTATATGTGGGCGAGCATTTACCACAAAAGGAAATCTCAAG GTGCATATGGGTACCCACATGTGGAACAGTGCTCCTGCACGGCGGGGTCGCAGACTTTCAGTAGATGGTCCCATGGCTTTCCTGGGCACCAACCCTGTTAAGTTTCCTGAGCTCTTCCAAAAGGACCTATCCAGCAGGGCTGGAAACGGAGACCCAACCAGCTTCTGGAATCAGTATGCTGCTGCTTTCTCTAATGGCCTCGCCATGAAAACCAACGAGATCTCAGTGATCCAAAATGGAGGCCTGCCCCCTCCACTGTCAGGGAGTGTGGGCAATGGGGGCAGTTCTCCGATCGGAGGCTTGACAGGCAGCATGGAAAAGCTGCATAACTCTGAGCCCAATCCTGCTCTGGCTGGCCTAGAGAAAATGGCCAACACTGAAAACGGGACTCACTTCCGCTTCACACGCTTCATGGAGGACAAGGAGATAGTGACCAACTAG
- the sall1a gene encoding sal-like protein 1a, whose protein sequence is MSRRKQAKPQHFQSDSQLVLAEHNGDTETNPDDSPCKDSGAHVCSRCCAEFFELSDLEQHQKNCTKNQLVLIVNENPVSPSGTFSPGSSPHNPDEQMNDTTNNTDQAELTDLLEQNILDKEEAMDTEMSGVSAPHNDGNGRMAGSSPLSGVGTGHGTLGSTGSNLGSSVISASLPQLGNLTELGNFSMINSNVIIENLQSTKVAVAQFSQETRATGGQRVAVPALMEQLLALQQQQIHQLQLIEQIRHQILLLASQSPELQAPPSSSPVTLGSGTSPLTTLSSHLSQQLAAAAGLAQSIASQSASISSLKQMANVAQLPQSNSSVGESSQSLAAPGPAPVNAQPLEKRPGNAGSLHPPLGNPSLAKSSTPAFAMGNLLNPVANTLLPQPPPGNPIFSSALPSVGSTVEDLNSLAALAQQRKGKPPNVSSFEPKSSSEDTFFKHKCRFCGKVFGSDSALQIHLRSHTGERPYKCNICGNRFSTRGNLKVHFQRHKEKYPHIQMNPYPVPEHLDNIPTSTGIPYGMSMPPEKPVTSWLDSKPVLSTLTSSVGMLLPPTIPSLPPFIKKEENNSLAISSPSHSAKSDSGPADTPMKNTDSVLEEGESTTLPTSNGKAEENNQSSNLLSNMSSAVEGTIEYTTSNSPPMATNPLMPLMSEQFKAKFPFGGLLDPLQGSETSKLQQLVENIDRKVADPNECVICHRILSCQSALKMHYRTHTGERPFKCKVCGRAFTTKGNLKTHYSVHRAMPPLRVQHSCPICQKKFTNAVVLQQHIRMHMGGQIPNTPLPDNYPESMGSDAGSFDERNIDDLDNFSDDNMEGIEDGPDSSIPDTPKSVDASQDSLCSSPTLHESFGMDERIQEKSANHGAGEEVQYDQGKSVENGLVEGDRFTNDSSSLGGDIESQSAGSPAVSESTSSMQAPSPSNGIFQQQKSPSMEDRQQRALSLEHISASLMHSNSASPGALDLTSVNSSKDPISMLFPFRERGTLKNTACDICGKTFACQSALDIHYRSHTKERPFICTVCNRGFSTKGNLKQHMLTHQMRDLPSQLFEPNTSLASSLASSPTPSLLSVGPLSSMMKTEVNGFLHGLQPEVKDLPPALVTSSASTSPVLSAAPPRRTPKQHFCTTCGKTFSSSSALQIHERTHTGEKPFACTICGRAFTTKGNLKVHMGTHMWNSAPARRGRRLSVDGPMAFLGTNPVKFPELFQKDLSSRAGNGDPTSFWNQYAAAFSNGLAMKTNEISVIQNGGLPPPLSGSVGNGGSSPIGGLTGSMEKLHNSEPNPALAGLEKMANTENGTHFRFTRFMEDKEIVTN, encoded by the exons ATGTCGCGGAGGAAACAAGCGAAGCCGCAGCATTTCCAGTCCGACTCGCAGCTGGTCCTAGCCGAGCACAATG GGGACACAGAGACCAACCCGGACGACTCCCCCTGTAAAGACTCGGGTGCCCATGTCTGCAGCAGATGTTGCGCAGAGTTCTTTGAACTATCGGATCTTGAACAACACCAGAAGAATTGCACTAAGAATCAATTAGTTCTAATTGTGAATGAAAATCCAGTGTCTCCTTCCGGAACCTTCTCCCCAGGCTCCTCTCCTCATAATCCTGATGAGCAGATGAATGATACAACTAATAACACAGATCAAGCAGAGTTGACTGACCTTTTGGAGCAAAACATACTTGACAAAGAGGAGGCCATGGACACAGAGATGTCAGGAGTCTCTGCACCACACAATGATGGAAATGGTCGTATGGCAGGTAGCAGCCCACTCAGTGGTGTTGGAACTGGCCATGGAACGCTGGGAAGCACTGGGTCCAATCTGGGGAGCTCTGTCATCTCTGCCTCACTACCTCAGCTGGGTAACTTGACTGAGCTGGGCAATTTTTCCATGATCAACAGCAATGTCATTATTGAAAACCTACAGAGCACCAAAGTGGCTGTGGCCCAGTTTTCTCAAGAAACCAGAGCAACAGGGGGGCAAAGGGTGGCTGTGCCAGCCCTCATGGAGCAGCTCTTGGCCCTGCAGCAGCAGCAGATTCACCAGCTACAGCTCATAGAGCAGATTCGTCACCAGATTCTTCTGTTAGCCTCACAGTCACCTGAGCTCCAAGCACCCCCTAGTTCTTCCCCAGTGACCTTAGGTTCAGGTACTAGCCCACTAACCACTCTTAGTTCCCATTTGTCTCAGCAGTTGGCAGCTGCCGCAGGGTTAGCACAGAGCATAGCTAGCCAGTCTGCGAGCATTAGCAGTTTGAAACAGATGGCTAATGTTGCGCAGCTACCTCAGAGCAATTCCAGTGTGGGAGAGTCATCTCAAAGCCTTGCAGCACCAGGGCCTGCTCCAGTTAATGCCCAACCTTTAGAAAAGAGGCCAGGCAATGCAGGAAGCTTGCATCCTCCATTAGGAAACCCATCACTTGCAAAGTCATCCACACCAGCCTTTGCAATGGGAAACCTTTTGAATCCTGTGGCTAATACCCTTCTACCTCAGCCCCCGCCAGGCAACCCAATATTTTCCAGTGCACTGCCGAGCGTCGGTTCCACAGTTGAGGATCTCAATTCACTGGCTGCACTGGCTCAACAAAGAAAAGGCAAGCCACCCAATGTTTCTTCTTTTGAACCGAAGAGTAGCTCTGAGGACACATTTTTCAAGCATAAATGCAGGTTTTGTGGCAAGGTGTTTGGTAGTGACAGTGCACTGCAGATTCACTTACGTTCTCATACAGGTGAAAGGCCATACAAATGCAACATATGTGGCAACCGCTTTTCCACTCGTGGTAACTTAAAGGTTCATTTTCAGCGTCATAAAGAGAAGTATCCACACATTCAGATGAACCCATACCCTGTCCCAGAGCATCTAGACAATATTCCAACAAGTACTGGCATTCCCTATGGTATGTCTATGCCCCCTGAAAAACCAGTGACCAGCTGGTTGGATAGTAAACCTGTTCTGTCCACTCTGACATCCTCTGTTGGCATGTTACTTCCACCAACTATACCAAGTCTGCCTCCATTCATAAAAAAGGAAGAGAATAACTCACTGGCTATAAGCAGCCCTTCTCATTCTGCTAAAAGCGACTCAGGTCCTGCTGACACACCCATGAAGAATACAGATAGTGTGTTGGAGGAAGGTGAGAGCACAACCCTGCCTACCTCAAACGGCAAAGCTGAAGAAAACAACCAGTCCTCCAATTTATTATCTAACATGAGCTCTGCGGTGGAGGGTACAATAGAGTACACCACCTCCAACAGTCCTCCGATGGCCACTAACCCACTCATGCCTCTGATGTCAGAACAGTTCAAAGCTAAATTTCCTTTTGGGGGTCTTCTCGATCCTCTCCAAGGCTCAGAAACATCAAAACTTCAGCAACTTGTTGAGAACATCGACAGGAAGGTAGCAGACCCCAATGAGTGTGTTATCTGTCATCGTATTCTTAGTTGCCAGAGTGCACTGAAAATGCACTACCGCACGCACACAGGGGAGAGGCCTTTCAAATGTAAAGTGTGTGGTCGTGCCTTCACCACCAAGGGCAACCTCAAGACTCATTACAGTGTCCATCGAGCTATGCCGCCACTGAGAGTCCAGCATTCATGTCCTATTTGCCAGAAGAAGTTCACAAATGCTGTGGTGTTGCAGCAGCACATTCGCATGCACATGGGTGGCCAGATCCCCAACACCCCACTTCCTGACAATTATCCAGAATCCATGGGATCCGATGCTGGATCTTTTGATGAGAGAAACATTGATGATCTTGACAACTTCTCTGATGACAACATGGAAGGAATTGAGGATGGACCAGACAGCAGCATTCCAGACACACCAAAGTCAGTTGATGCATCTCAAGACAGCCTCTGTTCATCTCCTACTCTACATGAGTCATTTGGCATGGACGAGAGGATCCAGGAGAAGAGTGCCAACCATGGAGCAGGAGAGGAAGTGCAGTATGATCAAGGGAAATCAGTGGAGAACGGTTTAGTGGAAGGAGACAGATTCACAAATGACTCCTCTTCACTGGGGGGTGACATAGAAAGCCAAAGTGCCGGAAGTCCAGCTGTCTCTGAATCTACCTCTTCCATGCAAGCTCCGTCACCCTCTAATGGTATATTCCAACAACAAAAGTCTCCTAGTATGGAAGATAGGCAGCAAAGGGCATTGTCATTGGAGCACATTAGTGCAAGTCTCATGCATTCTAATTCTGCCAGTCCTGGAGCTCTGGATCTTACTTCAGTTAACTCATCTAAAgatcctattagcatgcttttcCCCTTCCGTGAGCGAGGCACCTTGAAAAATACAGCATGTGATATCTGTGGCAAGACGTTTGCCTGCCAGAGTGCCTTGGACATCCATTACCGTAGCCATACCAAAGAGAGACCATTTATTTGCACAGTATGCAACCGGGGCTTTTCCACCAAGGGGAACTTAAAGCAACATATGCTGACTCACCAGATGCGAGATTTGCCCTCCCAACTCTTTGAGCCCAACACCAGTCTTGCCTCCAGTCTTGCCTCTAGCCCAACTCCTTCCCTTCTGTCTGTTGGACCCTTGTCCTCTATGATGAAAACTGAGGTCAATGGCTTTCTGCATGGTCTTCAACCTGAAGTAAAAGACTTGCCCCCGGCACTGGTGACCTCTTCTGCTTCCACTTCTCCAGTACTTTCAGCCGCTCCACCACGTAGGACGCCTAAGCAGCACTTCTGCACCACTTGTGGGAAGACTTTTTCCTCCTCCAGTGCTCTGCAAATCCATGAGAGAACCCATACGGGAGAGAAGCCCTTTGCCTGCACTATATGTGGGCGAGCATTTACCACAAAAGGAAATCTCAAG GTGCATATGGGTACCCACATGTGGAACAGTGCTCCTGCACGGCGGGGTCGCAGACTTTCAGTAGATGGTCCCATGGCTTTCCTGGGCACCAACCCTGTTAAGTTTCCTGAGCTCTTCCAAAAGGACCTATCCAGCAGGGCTGGAAACGGAGACCCAACCAGCTTCTGGAATCAGTATGCTGCTGCTTTCTCTAATGGCCTCGCCATGAAAACCAACGAGATCTCAGTGATCCAAAATGGAGGCCTGCCCCCTCCACTGTCAGGGAGTGTGGGCAATGGGGGCAGTTCTCCGATCGGAGGCTTGACAGGCAGCATGGAAAAGCTGCATAACTCTGAGCCCAATCCTGCTCTGGCTGGCCTAGAGAAAATGGCCAACACTGAAAACGGGACTCACTTCCGCTTCACACGCTTCATGGAGGACAAGGAGATAGTGACCAACTAG